CTCGGGCTTGTAGATGACCTTGGTCGTGCCGAGCGCAGGATCGATCTCGGACAGGAGCGGGTTGTCGTTGACCTTGGAGCAGCCCACGAGCTCGACGAGGGCGCGGTTGATTTCGCCCGGGTCCCGGGTGCCCCAATTGTAGAGGCCTACGTCGTCGAGCTTTCCGGTCAGGCCATTCTCATCGAGGATGGCGCCGAGCGTCTTCTTGCCTAGCGGGAGCTCATACTTGGGCGCGCGCTTGTCGAATACCCTGATCATGATCGCTCAACCTCACGCCGTGTTCAGCTCTACGAACTCGTACACCTCGGGCTCGCCGTCGTCCGGGAGCTCGAGCGTGACCACTTCACACCGCGTCGCGGGCCCCTGGACCTGGGGGATGTCCGCGATCTTCCTGGGCGCACCGTCGGTCTCGAAGGGCTTCGAGGCGCCGTCCCCCGGCCACTGGAGCGTAAGCCTGGCCTTGTCGAGTCGCTTGGGGCCGACGCCCGGCTCGTCCCGCACCACGTCGAACGTGAGCCACGAGAGCTGCTCCGCGTAGAAGGTGAAGCGATGCTTGCCCACTGGCAGCACGATGGCGGGCGCATCCACGGGTTGATTCGCCTGGTCGAAGAAGCGGTGTGGCGCGTCGCCGTCGAAAGTGAACGCGACGGCATAGTGGGCCGGGTTCATCGGCTCGCCCTTCCAGCGCGCGAGCCCCGCACCATCCGTTCGCTCGTCGAGGACTTCCTCGCCGATCTTGACGCGCACGCCGGGCACACCCGAGCTGTCGTGCTTGAAGCGAAGCATGATTTCCGGCCTTGCCAGCACCGGCACGGGAATCACGCAGATGGGGCACTCCTGCGCGGGAACCCTGACGTTCGCCTCACGGGGTTTTCCCAGGACCTTGTCGGGGTCGGGCAGGTCGACGGCCGTGACGTGGAACTCCCCCGGGTTGCAGGGCAGGAAGCGGGCGATCCCGCTCGCGTCGGTCCTCTCCTTCCGGTCGATGGGTTCGTCCGAGCGGAGATACCGGGGGGGCTTGTTCTTCCCGACCCGCTCCTCTTTGTATATCCGCCCTGTTCCCGAGATTGCCCCCTGCGCACCGGGGATGCCCTCGCCGTCGTCCTCCCGGTAGACGATTACGATGAGCCCCGTGTTCATGAAGGGGCATGGCATGACCTGCTGTTTCAGGAAGGTCCTGGAGGCCCGCTGCGACGCCTTCCTGGCGGCCTCGAAGTTCATGGCGCTCTCCTGGCGGAGGTCGCCTCCAGGCGGGCATAGACGACCTCCATCCTCGTGGAGGGAGGAAGCTCTGCGTCGCGGAGGACGCGGCCAATCCAGCGTGTCCCGGCCGCGTCCTCGAAGTCCGGACCGAGCTCGTGGAGCAGGAAGACGTACCGCATGACCTCGTCGCCGCTCGTGAGTCCGATGCGCGTCGCGCGGGTGATGCCATCCTCGATGAGCGTGCGCATCGCCCGGTGTTCGAGGACCCTCGGGTCATCGGGGAACACCTCTGGCAAGGCGAGGAGGGTGTCCGTGATGAAGCGCTCCCGGGCTGGAGCGTCGAGAACCTCCATCTGCCTGTCTCGGATGACCAGCATCTACGGAGGAGAGCCTCGGTAGGTTGCGGGTGTCAACCGCAGAGAAGAGACAGAAGCGATGCGGTTGCAAGAATGCTCGAGTGGATGCGGCTTCGACCGGGCCATGAGTCCGCACGAGAAGTCGCGGGTGAAGGTGCCCAGGCCGGAAGAAGGCGAGAGAGGGAAGGAGCGGTTGCGGAGCCGCGGGAGCCCCTGCCCGTGCAGCAGCCGGGCAGCGCTGGCGCGCAACCTCGTGAGTAGCGCGAACCCCAGCCTACGCAGCAGTGTATGTGCGGAGGAGGTGTCCGCGTGGCTGAAGTTCCCGAAGTGGAAATCATCGTCAGGGATCTCCGGCAGGCTGTCGTGGGCCGGCGCTTCACGGAGGTCGAGGTGCTCGCACCGGCCGCCGTGCGCTTCCCGTCGCCGCCGGACTTCATCGCGGAGCTGCGCGGACGCAGCGTCATCGCCGCGTCCCGGCGGGCCAAGTTCATCCTGCTGTCGCTCGCTGACGGGAAGACGCTCGCCATCCACTTCATGCTGTGGGGAGACCTCAAGCTCCGTCCCCTGGGCAGCGAGCGCCCTCCGGCGACGCTCGTCGTCTTTTGCCTGGAGGGTGGCGAGGAGCTCCAGCTCACCGACACCCTGGGCTATGCGCGCGTGGCGGTGGGCCGCGCCTCCGAGCTGGCCGCGCGCCTGAAGCTGGAGGAGCTGGGGCCCGAGGCGCTCGATGACACCTTCACCCCGGAGGTGCTCGCTCGGCAGCTCCGGCGCCGCGGAAGCCCGCTCAAGACGGTGCTGCTCAACCAGCGTGTCCTCGCGGGGCTGGGCAACCGTGACGCGGACGAGAGCCTGTGGCACGCGGGGTTGGACCCGCGCCGGCTCGCGTCCTCACTCACGACAGAGGAGGTGGCGCGCCTGCACCGCGCCATCCGCCACGTGCTGGAGGAAGGGCTGAGCCTGCGCGGCACGCAGAAGGACCTCTTCGGCATCCAGGGCCAGGCGAAGCACCGGCGCAATGTCTTTGGCCGCACCGGCGCTCCGTGCCCGCGCTGCACCACGCCCGTCTCGCACCTGCGCATCGGCGGGCGCAACACGCACTGGTGCGCCTCCTGTCAGCCCACGGAGGGCGCTCCGGCCGAGCCCCCCGCGCAGTCGTCCCTGTTGTGAGCCATTACGAAGGGCCCTGAGTCCTCCCGGGCCCGGGTGTGCGGCGGGCCGCTCCGCTGCTATGAAGCGGGCGTGTCCGACGTCACCGAGCCGCCATCTCTCGATGCCGCGCTGGCCCGAGCCAGCGAGGAGCTGGGCTTCCCCAGCTACTACCAGTCCACCGTGCGCCCGCTGCTGCGCAACCCCGAGGGGCGCTGGCCGCGCTGCTGTGGCGGAGGCTGTGAGCCCTGCGCCCAGACGCTCATCCGGGTCGCCCTGCGCGCGCTGGAGTTGATGGGCACCCCGCGCCAGAGCCCGCTGCCGGACTGAGCCTGGAGACCCCGAATGTCCGCACCGCATGCGCTGCTGCTCGTGGATGACGACGCCGCTTTTCGCAAGGTCTACGGCGGCCTGCTGCGCGACGCGGGCTACGAGGTGGTGGAGGCTGCGGACCGCCCCTCCGCCCGCGCTGCCTTCGACGCGCGCGCGTTCCCCCTCGTGCTGTTGGACTTGATGCTGCCGCCGGATGGCAGCGTGTCCGCGGGGCTGGAGGGGCTCGGCGCGCTGCTGAGCGCCCGGCCCGGCACCAAGGTCATCGTCATCTCCGGAGTCGGGGACACGCGCCACACGCTGGAGGCCGTGCGCCTGGGCGCCTACGACTTCCTCACCAAGCCGGTGGACCCGGACGTGCTCCTCGTCGTGGTGCAGCGCGCCCTGGCCCGCGTGACGCTGGAGCGTCAGGTGGAGTCCCTGCGCACGTCGCTGACCCGCGCGGCGGGGGACTCGGCGCTGGTAGGGCAGAGCGCGCCGTTCCTCGCCGCCGTCTCGCTGGCCGAGCGCGTGGCCGCCAGTGACTTGCCCGTGCTCGTCACCGGAGAGAACGGCACGGGCAAGGAGTTGCTCGCGCGCAGCGTACACCTCAAGAGCCGCCGCCATGCCGGGCCCTTCGTCCCCATCAACTGTGGCGCGCTGCCGGAGTCGCTGCTGGAGAGCGCCCTCTTCGGCCACGTGAAGGGCAGCTTCACCGGCGCGACGAAGGACCACCGTGGCCTCTTCGCGGAGGCGGACAGGGGCACGCTGTTCCTCGACGAGCTGGGGGACATGACGCCCTCCCTCCAGGTGAAGGTGCTGCGCGCGCTGGAGACGGGCGACATCCTCCCGGTGGGCGCGGACCTGCCGGTGAAGGTGGACGTGCGGCTCATCTCCGCCACGCACCAGGACCTGGGGCGGATGCTCCAGGAGGGCACCTTCCGCGAGGACCTCTTCTGGCGCGTGAAGGGCGTGGAAATCAGACTGCCGCCCCTGCGCGAGCGCGCCTCGGACCTGCCGCTGCTGGCGAAGCACTTCCTCAACCAGTGCGCCCACCTGTGCCCGGACGGGCGCGCGCGGCTGCTGTCGGACGCCGCCGCCGAGGCGCTCGCGGCCCATGCCTGGCCCGGCAACCTGCGCGAGCTGAAGCACGAGATGCAGCGCGCCACCGTGCTCGCCGGCGAGCGCCGCGAAATCCAGCCCGAGGACCTGTCCTTCACCGGCAGCGAGCGGCCCCGCGCCAGCACTCCCGGCGCCACCACGCTGGCGCAGAAGGTGGAGGCGCTGGAGCGGCGCGAAATCGAGGAGGCGCTCAAGCGCTGCGGCGGCAACCGCACGCACACGGCCGAGGCGCTCGGACTGTCGCGCCAGGGCCTGCTCAAGAAGCTGGAGCGCTTCGGCCTGACGTGAGTCAGAAGAGGCGCGCGCCCAGGCCCAGCCGGGTGGACCAGCCCAGCCGCGTCTCGCCCTGGCCCACGCGCTCGCGGAAGGTCTCCACGCCCAGCTGGCCCGACGCCAGCACCGACAGGTTGGAGCCCAGGTACACCTCCACACCACCACCGCCGAGCGCCTGGAACCGCCGCGCCTTGTCCTGCGACAGGCCGATGTCGATGGGCAGGTCCACCAGCCCCAGCAGCGCCACCGTGTCCGCCACGCGGTAGCTGGCCACCAGCCCCGGAGACACCCGCAGCAGCACGCCGGAGAAGTTGTCGTCGTCCATGTACGTGGCCCCGGAGTTGAGCACCACGCCCACGCCCAGCGAGGGCGCCAGCGCCAGCGCCCCGCGCTCGTACACCCTGCGCCGCGCCGCCAGCTCCAGCGCCGCGGACAGCTGGAACCACTGCAGCCGCCCGCGCGCCTCCAGCTCGAAGCCGGAGATGCCCTGGCGGAAGCCGACGCCCAGCTCCGGCGCGCCGACGAAGCCGTACACGGACGTGGCGCCGTCCGGCAGCGTCGCCGGGGCCACCACCGCGCCCAGCGGGTCTCCGTCCACCCCTTCGCTTCGCACCGCGTCGGGCACGGTGACGGGGGCGGCTTCCTGGGCGGCGGTCTCCAGGGACACCAGCAACAGCGCGGACACGAGCAGTCGGGACGGGGCAGGGCGCGTCATGGCGAGCACCCTACCTCGCGAAGTCGCTCCCTGAAACCCAACGATTCCGGGGGCTTGTACGGAGCTGAATGATCTGTCAGGCTTGCCTGGAAGACTCAGGAATCCATGGCTGCCGCGCTCTCGCAACCTTCTCCGCGCACTGAACCGGGTTCCTCCGCCTCGGCGGAGACGGGCCCGCGTCGTCGTGCGTCACGAGGGCGCTCGCGGGTGCTGCTGGTGGACTCGGATGCGGGCGCGCAGGCGGTGCTCGCGGCGGCGCTGGCGCAGGCGGGCTTCGAGGTGCTGATGGTGGGCAGCGCCCACGCGGCGCTGGATGCGCTGTCGCAGGACGGCAAGCTCCCGCACCTGGTCGTCTCCGAGGTGGAGCTGCCGGACGGTGATGGCTTCAGCCTCTGTGGCAACGTCCGCGCGGACGCGCGCACGGCGCACCTGCCGGTGGTGCTGCTGGCGCGGCGGCAGGAGGACTTCCACAGGGACCTCGCCGGTGGGGTGGGCGCGGACGACTACCTGCCCCAGCCGGTGCTGGTGGAGGACGTGGTGGCGCTCGCGCGGCTGAAGGCGGGCCGGCGCACGGGAGATGCCGCCTTCGAGTCCCACACCGCGCGGCTGTCGCTGGGGCACGTGGCGCGGGCGCTGCTCGCGGGCGTGCGCTCCGGCCGGGCGGTGCTCGCCGAGGGCGAGGGCTGGTTCGCGTTCCGCCACGGGCTGGTGGTGGATGCGGTGTTCCACGGTGAGCGCGGGAGCCTGGCCTTCCGGCGCATGCTCGCTTTCGGCAGCGGCGCGTACGCGGTGGCGCTGGGGCCGGAGCTGCACAAGGGCTCGTTCACCATGGACCGCGCGTACCTGTGCGAGACGGTGCTGCCGGGGCTGGAGCGCTTCGACGCGCTGCGCGCCCGGGGGCTGCCGCTGGCCTCGCGGCTGACGGTGGACTTCGCGCGGCTGGCAGAGGTGCTGTCCACGCTGCCCGAGGACGTGGGCGAGGTGGTGCGCCTGTTCGACGGCCGCCGCACGCTGCGCGCCATGCTGCTGGAGTGCCCCTTCCCGGAGGCGGTGGCCTACGAGGCCTCCACGCGGCTGTTCTCGCTCGGAGTGCTGGTGCCGGCCTGCCTCGTGGAGGAGCGCGAGCGGGCCCGCTGCGGCTCCAAGGTGCCCGGCTTCTTCGAGCCCAGGCCCTCCACCGAGCCGACGGTGGAGCTGGTGGGGGGCGCCCAGCCCCCGGTCATCCTGACGTTCCCGAAGCAGCCCGCGCGCCCCGGGAGTGGGCCGGAGGACCTGGAGTCCTCGGGGCGCTCGGACGACGCCGGGATTTGAAGGGTTTGACTCGGCGGCCCGGGGTGCGAGACAAGGCCCGCGAGAGGCCCCACACCCATGTCCGGTCATAATCGGTGGTCGAAGATAAAGCGCCAGAAGGCAGCCATGGGCGCGACCAAGGGCAAGCTGTACTCCAAGGTCATCAAGGAGATCACCGTCTCCGCGCGCCTCGGCGGTGGAGACCCCACCGGCAACGCCCGCCTGCGCGTCGCCCTGGGCCTGGCCCGCGAGGCGAACATCCCCAAGGACACCATCGAGCGCGCCATCAAGAAGGGCACCGGTGAGCTGGAGGGGGAGAGCTACGAGGAGGTGACGTACGAGGGCTACGGCCCCGGTGGCGTCGCCATGCTGGTGGAGTGCCTCACCGACAACCGCAACCGCACCGCCGCCGACGTGCGCTCCATCTTCGGCCGCTACGGTGGCAACCTGGGCGCCGAGGGCGCGGTGGCCTGGATGTTCCAGAAGAAGGGCGCCATCACCGTCAAGCCCGGTCCCACCGAGGATGCGGTGATGGAGAAGGCCATCGACGCGGGCGCCGAGGACGTCCTCAACCACGGCGACGAGGGCTTCGAGGTGCGCACCGCGCCCGCGGACCTGCACACGGTGGCCACCCGCCTGGAGGCCGCCGGCCTGGCGCTGGGCGAGCAGAAGTGGACGTTCCTGCCGCAGAACACCCTCCATGTGGAAGGTGAGAATGCGCGCGGCCTGCTCAAGCTGATGGACGTGCTCGAGGAGAACGACGACGTGCAGAACGTGCACGCCAACTTCGAGCTCGACGACGCGGTGATGGAGTCCCTGTCGCAGTAGCGGCGGGGGGAATGGAGCGGGACATGCGCGTGCTCGGCGTGGACCCTGGCAGCCGGTTCATGGGCTACGGGGTGGTGGAGGAGAAGCGGGGGCGGCTGGCGCACGTGGGCCACGGCGTCATCAAGGTGGACGAGTCGGCGCCGCTGGCCTCCCGCCTCAAGGACTTGCACGCCGCGCTGGCGGAGGCGCTGGCACGCTACCGCCCGGACTCGGTGGCGGTGGAAGGGTTGTTCACCTTCCGCAACGCGCGCAGCGCCCTGGTGCTGGGCCATGCGCGCGGCGTGGCCCTGCTGGCCGCCGCGCAGGCGGGGCTGACGGTGTACGAGTACGCGCCCGCCAAGGTGAAGAAGTCCGTGGGCGCGGGCGGTGCGGACGGCAAGGACGCGGTGGGGCGGATGGTGCGCACGCTCCTGTCGCTGGGGGCGGAGAAGTTCGAGCGCGCGGACGCGAGTGACGCGCTGGCGGTGGCGCTGTGCCACCTCAACCAGGGCCGGGCCGGAGTGCCGTCGGCCATGGCGGCGTCGGGCAAGAAGCGCAAGGGCGCGGCGGCGCTGCTGGCGGACCGCCTGGCGCCCTCCTATCGGAAGCCGGAGGCGAGATGATTTCGCGGTTGCGCGGGACGGTGCTGGAGAAGGACGCGGACGACGCCACCATCGACGTGGGCGGCGTGGGCTACCGGGTGAACTTCTCCACCCTGGCGCTGGGGAAGCTGCCGGTGGACGGACAGCCGGTGGACGTGCGCGTGCGCACGGTGGTGCGCGAGGACGCCTTCGAGCTGTTCGGCTTCCTCACGAAGGGCGAGGAGGACCTCTTCCAGCTCCTCACGGCCGTCACGCGCGTGGGGCCCCGGCTGGCGCTCATGGTGCTGTCCGGCATGGAGGTGCCGGAGTTGGTGGCGGCGCTGTCTCGCGGCGAGGTGGCACGGCTGTCCAAGATTCACGGCGTGGGCAAGAAGACCGCCGAGCGGCTCGTCCTGGAGCTGAAGGACAAGGTGAAGAACATCCACCTGGAGGCCGTGTCGCGCGGGACGGCGCCGGCCGCTATCGGAGGCAGCCACTCCGACCTCGTCTCCGCGCTGCTCAACCTCGGGTACAAACCACCCCAGGCGGAGAAGGCCGCGGAGCTGGCCAGCCAGCGGCTGGGCGCGGAGGCTACCTTCCAGGCCCTGTTCCGCGAGGCCCTCAAGGCGCTGCGCTCGGGGGGGTGAAACGGACTACCGGCCGTGGGTGTGACGGCGGTGTGACGAGAAGCCTGGAGTTCCAGGCGCAGTCCGCCGAAGCTCCATTCCTCTAAGAATCCGAATCGGTCCGCGGCCCAACGCGCCCGCTGTCGGCCTGTCGGCATGGGTCGGAATGCGTAGCGGGATGGCGGACAGCCTGAGCCA
This region of Pyxidicoccus trucidator genomic DNA includes:
- the mutM gene encoding DNA-formamidopyrimidine glycosylase, producing MAEVPEVEIIVRDLRQAVVGRRFTEVEVLAPAAVRFPSPPDFIAELRGRSVIAASRRAKFILLSLADGKTLAIHFMLWGDLKLRPLGSERPPATLVVFCLEGGEELQLTDTLGYARVAVGRASELAARLKLEELGPEALDDTFTPEVLARQLRRRGSPLKTVLLNQRVLAGLGNRDADESLWHAGLDPRRLASSLTTEEVARLHRAIRHVLEEGLSLRGTQKDLFGIQGQAKHRRNVFGRTGAPCPRCTTPVSHLRIGGRNTHWCASCQPTEGAPAEPPAQSSLL
- a CDS encoding sigma-54-dependent transcriptional regulator translates to MSAPHALLLVDDDAAFRKVYGGLLRDAGYEVVEAADRPSARAAFDARAFPLVLLDLMLPPDGSVSAGLEGLGALLSARPGTKVIVISGVGDTRHTLEAVRLGAYDFLTKPVDPDVLLVVVQRALARVTLERQVESLRTSLTRAAGDSALVGQSAPFLAAVSLAERVAASDLPVLVTGENGTGKELLARSVHLKSRRHAGPFVPINCGALPESLLESALFGHVKGSFTGATKDHRGLFAEADRGTLFLDELGDMTPSLQVKVLRALETGDILPVGADLPVKVDVRLISATHQDLGRMLQEGTFREDLFWRVKGVEIRLPPLRERASDLPLLAKHFLNQCAHLCPDGRARLLSDAAAEALAAHAWPGNLRELKHEMQRATVLAGERREIQPEDLSFTGSERPRASTPGATTLAQKVEALERREIEEALKRCGGNRTHTAEALGLSRQGLLKKLERFGLT
- a CDS encoding response regulator, translated to MAAALSQPSPRTEPGSSASAETGPRRRASRGRSRVLLVDSDAGAQAVLAAALAQAGFEVLMVGSAHAALDALSQDGKLPHLVVSEVELPDGDGFSLCGNVRADARTAHLPVVLLARRQEDFHRDLAGGVGADDYLPQPVLVEDVVALARLKAGRRTGDAAFESHTARLSLGHVARALLAGVRSGRAVLAEGEGWFAFRHGLVVDAVFHGERGSLAFRRMLAFGSGAYAVALGPELHKGSFTMDRAYLCETVLPGLERFDALRARGLPLASRLTVDFARLAEVLSTLPEDVGEVVRLFDGRRTLRAMLLECPFPEAVAYEASTRLFSLGVLVPACLVEERERARCGSKVPGFFEPRPSTEPTVELVGGAQPPVILTFPKQPARPGSGPEDLESSGRSDDAGI
- a CDS encoding YebC/PmpR family DNA-binding transcriptional regulator encodes the protein MSGHNRWSKIKRQKAAMGATKGKLYSKVIKEITVSARLGGGDPTGNARLRVALGLAREANIPKDTIERAIKKGTGELEGESYEEVTYEGYGPGGVAMLVECLTDNRNRTAADVRSIFGRYGGNLGAEGAVAWMFQKKGAITVKPGPTEDAVMEKAIDAGAEDVLNHGDEGFEVRTAPADLHTVATRLEAAGLALGEQKWTFLPQNTLHVEGENARGLLKLMDVLEENDDVQNVHANFELDDAVMESLSQ
- the ruvC gene encoding crossover junction endodeoxyribonuclease RuvC; amino-acid sequence: MRVLGVDPGSRFMGYGVVEEKRGRLAHVGHGVIKVDESAPLASRLKDLHAALAEALARYRPDSVAVEGLFTFRNARSALVLGHARGVALLAAAQAGLTVYEYAPAKVKKSVGAGGADGKDAVGRMVRTLLSLGAEKFERADASDALAVALCHLNQGRAGVPSAMAASGKKRKGAAALLADRLAPSYRKPEAR
- the ruvA gene encoding Holliday junction branch migration protein RuvA; amino-acid sequence: MISRLRGTVLEKDADDATIDVGGVGYRVNFSTLALGKLPVDGQPVDVRVRTVVREDAFELFGFLTKGEEDLFQLLTAVTRVGPRLALMVLSGMEVPELVAALSRGEVARLSKIHGVGKKTAERLVLELKDKVKNIHLEAVSRGTAPAAIGGSHSDLVSALLNLGYKPPQAEKAAELASQRLGAEATFQALFREALKALRSGG